Genomic DNA from Solanum dulcamara chromosome 4, daSolDulc1.2, whole genome shotgun sequence:
attactatatgagacacggatcgggccatcgttcctcggcattatatTATGATATGTGGATAGGGTCATCATTCTTCGGtgtgtacttgctatatacatggatcgggttgtacattccacagtgctaatggtacatatgtgcttatggtgacaaaatgatgtagttgttacaccgaGTTCCCGAACTggccagatacggtatgtgataatggtatacatgaccttagtttgtaaggtgcaggtacagtactccattaaatgctatacttggtttcctgcatccctatttcagttatcatctcagttatgttatgcgtatatactcaatacatatatcgtactgacccccattctccgagggctgcatttcatgcccgcaggtacagatataggttttgggagtccactagcttaggattctactcaaccagtttggaagaagctctattGATTCGGAGCCGAGTTGtagtaccaaacctcctatgtatatatttgtctattcatgggtacggcgggggaccctgtcccgccatatgttactgttaatatttttagagatctgtagacatatgtgtggattatacgtgtaagttctgttcagttatgtctacatgaggtattgtaaatattaagatactatgacccactggggttcttatgtatagttcttatattgatcgttatatttgatagatatatatacgggggtctaggtcggaccctagtcatggcccacggggttgggtcgtgacatttctACAGATATATTCACTAGATCCcagatagggccggctatattgtataatttgagcatgcatgcttttatgatttcTAGGATAcaagtacaggtttctgatttgatatttcatccactgcttctctacttcaaatatgcttccagttgtattatgttatgttttacatactcagtacatatgtcgtactgaaccCCTATCTTTaggaggctgcgtttcatgtccgcaggtacagatacaggctttgggagtccgtcagcttaggattccattcagctcagctggaagaggctccattgtatcgaagcctgGTTTTTTAGCACTGGCCACTGACTTATATAATTGGTTTTgcttatttaggggtacggcgagggccctatcccgctatatgttatcattgatatttttagaggtctgcagacatgtatatgtaggttgtgtatGTAAGTTTGGTTCAGTTGGGTCTATATTATATGTTGTacgtgttattatgttatggcagccctatcggcttgtgtgccctttcatgatgggatacaaatgaaagaggctacaggtttataaaaatattatcacccaatagggttctgttgcatggtattattttatttatggtccgacttgaccacagctgatagatatctATACGggagtccaggtcggaccccagttgcggcctacggggttgggttatgacagaagtggtatcagagcagttcatccttggattgtctgcagaccgtgtctagtagagtcttgattatcgatgtgtagcgccattcatgagcatacataaggtaaatgaagtaAATAAAGCAAAATCATAGACACAAAAGCATAGTCTCAACAtgagaaaatgacaacatagactctcaacatctaacatgcctctaataactCGATGGGGGCGTAAGACAAACttctagctcacccaatataaagacgaaagaaagaaagtaaagtgTCACGTCCTTGAAacttgaggactcaccacaagtaCAAATGTataaactctagccacgagtaggagaaggatgagcgtgatcgtcggaccctacattatgacaAACTATAGGCAAAAgtgtgtgttagtacatggataTGTGACAAGATTctacataggacataatcaatacgAATCATGGGAAGCAATgccaatatttttaaaatatgaataagtcatggaaacattaaaacattagTCTCATTGGTGAAtgcattaaaacatcataatcaccataagaactcataacctTGCTTTAACTAGTgtaggataggacctttaaccgacatataagaccatgtgagctattacatggaattcgatgattcCACATctagaagggggaggctactttctAGTGCAGACTCCGTtcaacattatcatcattatgcgctctatgtggatccactagttaggccatcTTGGCAAACCTATGGTGGTAACGTAGTTTACAGaactaggggttgctactagggcttaggtcgagcccTCACCTCAAATTCCTTTCGGTTCTAAGTCAATgtcccacggaatacatgtcatgtcatatcataatgaTAAATCATACTTGGCATAAACCATAAGCCTTTCATAATATCATACTTGGCATAAATCATAagcctttcataatcatacttcatagaaacttgttcataaaaatagttcattatcatgtgattcatgtaatgtgggtgtaggcctttcATCATCACGAATGGGTCTTAAATCACCCTCATTCATATAACATGCttgcatacttgaaattcatgatcatagcttatacttcaaattagggtagaaacatgaatacatgatcaatttaATTGGTTATTGTGAAAGTGGattaaaacatgcatgatcatatactttatatcaacccatacttaattcatgaaaataatatcaattgaatgCATAATTTAGTCAATAGTCATAGAATATATCATGAATATGAAAACACAATGCAatcatcataaaattagggtttttggagtagaaatcataaagaaattTGGGGGAAAGCTTGGGATTCCATGAGTGAAAGGTACccattcccacataccttaaccttTAGTAGTCCTAACTTAAAGAAATTaaagcttgatcttgaagaaacccatagaatttttttgaggaagaagaaaactCTTGAAAGAACCATTTAGAAAAAGGATTTTTGATTTAGAATGCTTGGGTgataatgagagggttaggagggcttaCGATAGTTAATAGGATAGAATTTAGTCCAAAactgtccacattcattaatgaaatatggggaatgaccaaaatacccccaaCTTAAAACTAAAACAGTGAATGGACAAGGaacccaccacggtccgtggtggtgGTCATGGTGGTAGATTTGGACTTGGGAAAAAGATTGGATTTGAAAGGACTTCCTCCATGTATACCACCACGTTCCTTAAAGGTCACCATGGACAGTGGGGGGGCGTAGTGAGGAACCTGACAGGAGTCTGCAGGGGTGTTCACCACGGAGGCCACCACGACACGTGGTGCTTACCACAGCTTGTGGTGCCTTCCAATGGTAGGACCCTAGACAGGGCCTTGAGGGTTGGACTTCATAGACCATACCATGGCTCGTGGTCCGATCCACGAGCGTGAAGCCATCCATGGTCCTTCCTTTTGGCTTTTCCCCATTTCCTGGTGGTCTTCATGGGCACACTCCACGGCTCATGGAGTGCACTACAGGCCGTGTAGGGCCTCGTGGAGAGCCACTTGAAGCAAAAAGCTGTAATTTCCTTAGGAACTTCTTTTGAACCTCATTTTTTAACCTTAcaacttccggggtcttacaagAATACAATGCGATTTATATTGAAAATTATCTATATGCTTCTGCAAGAACTTTCTCTATGTGTAACATTCCTGAATCCAAAAGCAATTGTCTATCCATCCATTTGGGATGGACTATATTTGAAATTGACAATTTGGATAATCTATGCCTAAAGATATCATCTTTGTTCACACGGGTGAAGCGAGTAAGGCCCGAGGGGTTCATTTGGACCCTTTTCaacgaaaaattatattagttatatatgattataattattttttatgtatatattttagaTACTAAATCTCTTtgacttcttcatattttgaaacCCCTTAGTGAAATCATGATTCCGCCACTATTTGTTCACAGTTTACCAGTAATAATTATGTAACTGACTATGTCACCACAAAGAACACAACTTGAAATATAGTCACCAACGAAAATTATCACATATTCAGAATCATATATCTTTAGTAGCTAATTGCCAAGCTAAAAACTTACTCCAATACTCAAACCCCCAACCCCCACCCCAAattaaaacccataaaataagagattttatctaaattataaaatattttaaaactaatgTGCCAACACTGGCAAGAGTGACGAGATAGGTATCAATCATCTATTGTCTAGTAGGAGCAGGATCACTAGAGAATCAACTATCCACGGAATCCAAACAAGGTAAAGCAAAAAAAAGATAGAGGCTTTAACCTCTCTCTTCGGTCCTCTTCTTACCAACACCCAACATTTTTGGATTGATCAATTAGTGATTGATTGTCCATAAAGTTGGACAATTTTTCTTGATTCCATAAAAGTGTAGAATTTGACCTACAGGTTCTATGCCACTTCATTTACTCTTCTTGATCAAATGATGTATATTTTTCCATCGTTCCATAAATAATTGTGTTCTTACTCTGCACTTCACTCATAATTTAAAACTTAGTAAcacatcaaaaaagaaaaagtgtaGAAAGCAGATTAGTATTTGGCGAGGGGTTTATTTGTAGCCATTCGATTTTTAACTATCCTTTATGATGTAGCGTTTCGTTTTTAACCATCCTTTATTATGTAGCAAATCATTTTTCTTGTATAAGTAGTTGGCATGAGCAACTTTAGAACATGTGTCTCTTCAAAGAGGTGTCTTTTgcgtgtatttttttttaaaaaataaaataataaagatattttagtaatttaattttcaagtaaaaaataaataaggataGCTTGTAACTTAACTTtcaagtgaaaaaaataataaggaaatttttgtaatttaactATAAAGTTAGGGAGATCATACTTTTAAGATAGTACTAGTTTAGTGTACGTGCTTTGCACGTGTGACTTGTGTCaataagtaaaattatataCAAGAAAGATAAATTACTAAAAAGTAATATTAGTCGTTAAAGTAAGGAAAAAACACCTAAATACACAACTTCTTTtaccatattctctaaaatttcctaccatttgaaaaaaatacaaaaattctTACTCTCTCCTATTCTCTGATACATCACTGTACATGATATATCAGGACGTCAGATACATCAATTTACGCAATGTATCGGTCGGATACATTATTTaagtgatgtatcaggacgCCGGATATATCAccttacgtgatgtatcaggacgtaTGTGATGTATTTGAAAGTGACCAAAAAGACGGGATTTTGGGTGATTTTTAAAAGAATAGGAATAGCGTGTAATTAAGAAGAACACTATGAgatttaggtaaaatttacttaaaataaatgatatatattgaAACTCGGAAAATGACTCTTCTAAATtgcaagaaaataattttcattgtcatgtataataataataaaaatcaagTCTTAATTTGTCtagattttaaataattaaatacttTAAGGactttgaaataattaaaacttaacatataaattaatattttttgcaaGGACTATAACCAAAAAAACGtcatcttcaacttcaacttcaaaGAGATATAGAAAAGAGATATGTCAGATTTGAACTATTTCTTTGGATGAAAAACATGTTTGCAGAGGATCACCTACcgaaaaaaaatagttatttaaattaataaaagaaattaaattacCTCTAAAAAGGACTGTTTGAATATATTCTCTTGTATTTTCTAAATAccaaaattatgttttaattttttccaCTTTAAACAACTAAATATTGTTTGGAAAATTTATAACCAAACAAAATTCCATCttcaaaaaatcaaacaaaGTGAAAAGTATATTTTCTATAGCCAAACGCCCACTTCATATCTTGCTTTCCTTATGGTTCATGATCAACTGATGCATTACTAATCTTAAAAGACCTGCTACAAGCATGCTTAGGATATGTACATCTGAGAACAAAcacattcttaaaatatatatacacaaaatttAATATCTATCCTTTGTAAAACCAATATGTACAGAGAAATAAAGTGATTTTGCTAACTCAATAGAAAGAGAACCATGAACgtgattttgatattttagttgtactataactcaattgaaagaatatcaaaatattagGATTTCTTACCTAGTTCAAATACGGAAATAAttagtatatataatttaagttGATTTCAAATTaccaaatataagaaaaatagtgaaaaaataatttcgtCTAAAGAAAAGTCTTTTAGTAAAGggaaaaaagttcaaaaaatattattaaggaCCTTCGTGCTTTTAATACagtatagatagatagatagatagaaatagatagataaatttaattataccaTTTCTTcagtaaataatatatattaagaaaattattaattttattggatttCAATTTAAAGGTCACGTAAGCACATAAAGAATatataaaatgatgaaaaaaaaatatctcaCGTCAATCAATAAaactatatataaaaagaataaaattattaaaaaaataacaattgacattaaaataatattatatctaTCTAAATGatataaacaaatattttaagGGCCTAAATAACCaattaattgatatatataaAAGGTTTGAAATGGAAACCTTCTGATTTAAAGATAGATTGACACCCAACAATTTTGGCAGCTCTACAATTTTTTTAGTGTCTTCCGAAGTGATTTCTTGGCAATATATCTCACAATGGATATAAAAACAACATCAACCAATGACTTTGAAACCAACCACactgaaaaagaaagataaaaatatagtaGATCTAGTCCAATTTGAAGTATCCATAAAATTAAAACCTGATCAATTAAACAACACgcaaaaaatatcataaaacacAATACAAACataaaattcaattaaaataattttttttttagaaaacatAAAACTTAAATGCTTGATTAATGCCTGTTACAAGGCTGCACTcggtatattttatataattatccTAGACTCCTTCACATTAACTAAACATTAACCGAAACATATACAACTTTATAATTGTAAACCTATACAACTACCCTTTCTGACTTCACCAATTCTACATGAAATTGGACAACCTCACGATGACTTAGCTTTAGTCAAGAGTTttacatttttcaaatatacttttttaaaacatttataattttaaagtaAATTACAATTTTGTCTATTGCAGAGTCTTTTAACGAAGaacaaaaagttcaatcaacatttacCTTTCTTTCACTTGGCAAGCTGCTACTGTGAACAACAAAGTCAAGGATGCTTCCAGAAACTGTCTAGGTTCTTCCTAGGAAGATTCATTCTCTCTTTCGATGCAATGGTTGAATAATTGAAAAATGGAATTATTCAGGAATACATATTGAATGCTGAGATTACGCATTGAATTTCTGATAGTAAAAGAAAGCCCATACCTAACTCGCTATGCTTGGCGCGGTCCCGTGCTACGCTATTTGATCTAGATTCGAAATACCCATCCTCTCCTCTCTTTAAactgagaaagaagaaagaaggacCGAGTCTTGCAGATCTGCTGCTTCAAATTCATCAAGTTGGGTGCTGCTTCCTTCTCCTAGTTTTATGTGTATTTTTCGGCGATCTCAATGTATTTCAGATTCTGCTTTCATCTTCAGACGAAGGAGACATCATTAGCTCACTTGTCTTGGTTTAGTCTTTCGACCCTAAAAGCGTAGAACAAACATATTTTATGTAGGGATCGGGGAATGAGCTTCACAACAAAGAGTAGAGGCGAATGGTTCGAAAGTAGATGCTAGTGGTTCAAATCATGTATTAAGCCCTTTCTATCTATTCTTTTTATCAGTAAAGAGGTGCCTCGGGCTCTTTTTCAAGGGGCAGAGGGTATTGAGAAGTAGGTAGAGAAGGAAGAAAAGATCCTTTTAAAAGCCGTAAGCAAGCTGCatatctttcttctcttttcaaaAATGGGGCTAATGGACCCCTGCTGAGATTCATAACTCGTATCATCTAGGAGTGAATAGGACTTAtgaataatatgatattatttatttccttGATTATGAATAGAAATGTTTTTAAACCAACATTATTTATAGGATTTTTTGAaagcaaataatttttttttctacgAAGGTTGTTGTCTCttgtttgatttttattttttatttcttttagctTTAGGTTTTTTTCCTACGTTGCTCTTAGTAatgttttttagttttttaaaaaataataattaagaaaacatAGAACTACTCATtacaataaatttaaaatttattaatttttaaaatatattttttccttaGAAATCCTTAATTAGTAATTCTCATAATAtcttttatcatatatttttaaattttttaattttaaaacataaattttaaaaaaaatataaaaaataatttcatctAATACAAATTTTTTAaacgaaaataaaaaattcaatcaatattttaagaatAGGAATCAATGCTCACTGTGAGTCAGCCATATCCATCCCCTTTTAGGCTAATATTAGGCAACAGCCGCCCGAGCAAGAGATACTTTCTCTTTTCTCCTTATCTAAATTTTGATGATGGATCGGGACaatctttctctctctcttgcTGCGGACACTAAGTGGAGGTGGTGAGTATGTGTGTCAGAATATGGATGGATGGATAAAAAGGCTGAAACTTGTCTCGTAAATACCGCTTTTCCATTTTCAATAGATTATTAAGATCTGAAGGTAAGGTAAGGTATATATGGCGGCAAAGAAATTATACGAGTCGTTTTCTAAGGGATTGATTGAGGATGTGCATAAATGGGGTTCGATGAAGCAGACTGGTGTGAGTCTCAAGTACATGATGGAGTTCGGTTCCAGACCCACTCCCCGCAATTTGCTCATTTCTTCTCAATTCCTTCATAAGGAACTCCCTATACGCATTGCTCGCAGGGCTATTGACCTTCAAAACCTTCCCTATGGTTTATCTCTCAAGCCTGCTGTTCTAAAGGTACCCATCTACTACTAATGCTTAAAACTCTTAGCAGGGCAatctttctctttgtttcatTCCCAAACACAAGCACCTGTAAATTAAGAGCTAAAACCTCTATCTTTTAATCAGGTCCGAGATTGGTATTTGGATTCTTTCCGTGACCTTAGATCCTTTCCGGATATAAAGGATCAAACTGACGAGTTGGAATTCACACGAATGATTAATTTGGTTAAAGTCCGACACAACAATGTTGTTCCTATGATGGCTTTGGGAGTTCAACAACTAAAGAAAGATCTAGACCCTAAGATTGATTATAAGGATTTGGATGAGATACACCAGTTTCTTGATCGCTTTTACATGTCTAGGATTGGCATCCGCATGCTTATCGGTTTCACTCTTCTCtttactactattttattttatcttattttattttactgacATATTGTGGCATTTCTTACTTGTTGAATTCCTGTCAAACACAGGGCAGCATGTCGCCCTACATGATCCTAATCCACCCCCTGATTGTGTGGGTTATATACATACAAAAATGTCCCCCCTGGAGGTTGCACGCACTGCTAGCGAGGATGCCCGTTCTATTTGCTTGCGTGAATATGGCAGTGCACCTAATGTCAACATTTATGGGGACCCAAACTTTACATTTCCGTACGTCACTTGTTCCTAATTCATTCTCATTATCCAGTATGCTATTCTATGCTGCCTATGTCTTTCTCTTATTATGTTAGTCCCAAAATTTATTGATGCAAATGTTCTAAACATAATATGGACTCTAGTTGTTGTGGAAAGTCTTGTTTCCCTTGCTTTATACCAtatcctccttttttttttcgcGGATTCATGACAGCTATGTGCCAACGCATCTGCATTTGATGGTTTTTGAGTTGGTTAAGAACTCCTTGCGTGCTGTGGAAGAGCGATTTGTGGACTCGGACAAAGTTGCCCCTCCTATTCGAATAATAGTTGCTGATGGTCTAGAGGATGTTACCATCAAGGCATGACCCCTTCTCAACTGTCCTATCTAACAACTGTATTATATTGTTATGggacttttttcttctttgtacTAAGGACGCCTATCTCACTACTTTCCTACCCATCCTTATCAAGTGTAGTTTATGTGCTGTGTAGGTTTCAGATGAAGGGGGTGGTATACCAAGAAGTGGCCTTCCCAAAATTTTTACTTATCTCTACAGTACTGCCAGGAATCCATTGGATGAGCATTCAGACCTTGAAACAACAGATGTGGCTACTGTGTCTACGTTAGCTGGTTATGGATATGGACTTCCAATAAGTCGTTTATATGCTCGCTACTTTGGAGGGGATTTGCAAATTATCTCCATGGAAGGCTATGGTATGGTACAGTACTTCTCTTGCTTGTTTGCATGAATTTCAATCTATAGATTACTAGACTGGAGTAAATTTTTGGTAGATGTTTTTCTGGTTAGTTGTGTTATCATATTTGTTAATCCAGGCCTTAGAAATATCATGTTACTAACAATAGAATTGGTTGCTTGGCTGGGCGCACGTATACAAATTTCAGATGTTTATTACCTCACATAGATATAAATAATCTGGTAATATAATTAAAGGCTGAACAATCTGATACACACCTCTACTTGTAACAATTTGACATCCTCTACTCCATAGAGTTTCATCGAAACACCTATAGTTGTTGAAACACACTAATTTAAACCCTTTTGAGCATTAATTGAGCATATGTGGCAACTTGACGGCTGAGTTGGATAAACTAGGTATTACACCCTTGTAGCGAGAATGAATACCAATCTTAGAAATaagaaatgaataaaatgagaaccAAAAAAAGGACATAAAAAATGGAAAACAAAACTCTTACAACAAAGAACGCCCCAAATGGTGAGGGCAAATCTAAAGAATCAAACTTGGCAACTTCAATATTCCAATCTAAAGCATAAACCTGCAATAATTGATAAGAAAGTCAATTCTTAACTAAAACAAGAGAAGAAAATCTGTACCTAGCTATAgaaatcacataaaataaaGACTTAACAAGAGATAATGAAGAAATTTTGCAGAGGTTTGAAACAGCATAACCTAAGGAAAGCCACAAAAGAGCATAGGAAAAGAGAAATCCACCTAGCTAATACACCAAACCTCATAAATATGTGCATTATTCTTTTGATTTTATCCCATTTAGAACAGTTATTGtagcaaaaagaaaaaacttttcttttgatgtgtttGTGTGATGGTGGTGGGTAGAGgaaggaaatatgggaactTGCCAAGAGGGGAAGGTTTgggaatatttattttttcgaAAAAAAGGGATGGATTtggatttttttattaaaaataactttttacaAAAACAAATGATTATAGGTGTTAATTTATCTGAAGTGGATGTGATGTGTCCTTAATGTCAAGGAGAGTGAACAACAGTCCTGGAAATATCTTCTGTTGGCTTGTGAATTAAGATCTCGCTGTGTTGGTGTGAGGAACACATTATTTAAGGCCTTGCACTAGTGTTGTTAAAATTGGATTAAATATTTAGGACAAGTGTTTGTGAAGGTTGTAAGAAGCTGTCATGTGTGCATCTGCGGCATCTGATTTTGGAGGGGTAATGATGCACGATCTAAAATTATGTGGATGATAAGTACACCCTAATAGCTTTATCTTGTAAAtagaaaagtaaatatatatgaatgacAGAAGATTATGACTACATGGAGTAGGATTTGACTATATTTGTATGGCAATAGTACGCTTAAGCACTACATGGAATAACAAGATTTACTTTAGTTGGCTTCAATTTTTGTGATGTCTTTACAGGTACTGATGCTTATCTGCATTTATCGCGGTTGGGAGATTCGCAAGAGCCCTTACCTTGATATTTGACGGTGGGAGAGAAAAACTCTGTAAATCAATTCAAGAAAACATTATTACTGGTATAATTGCCAAATTGCATAACTTTTCTATGGATATTATTCAGCTGAGATGCAttatatttgttcaattttcttTGCCTCATCCTGTGATGACGTATCCGTACTTAGCCAATTACTAAGAGCTCTTTGTAAACTTCCAAAATGATCTAAGGAGACCCAGAAGCACTTGCATAAAACGATAATATGTTCCCACCAGGATGTGCCGAGGTAAAAGTTCTATGGACATTTTATTTGGACAATGTTATTTAATTTGCATCTAACTTTTAAAGATTCTTACATATTAAGCTTTTTTAGAATAACTTTAGATATACAATATTTGAAGATTAGGTTTGACAAAAATATCTAATTTCAAACAAAATTTTGCTGAAGTTTGGGGAAAATGCTTGAATTTCCAGCGAAATGGCTGAAGTCAGGTAAAAATGACCAAAGTGCAGGCAAAATGGAATAAACTTAACCTATTTGTTCAGGCAAAAAATGTCTTGAGCTTAAGGCTGATTTCAGTTTTGTTTTTAAATTCGAATTTGTCTAAAGGCTGATTTCAGACACTTCATGTTTGTCATTTTGAAGTGGGTTGACGTAAAAATTTATAAACTTGGGGGTCATTTGATTGGTATACAGAGATTTGTTAAGCACAATtttagtttcatacttgaaCTTAGGGGTGAACAAAATCGAATTGAAATGCATCAAATTGTATATCGAGTCAaatcggggggggggggggggggaattcgACTGGTGGTTTTGTTTGACTTGATTTGATATTGTAAAAAAAATCGGACTATACTTGGAAtggtttgattttaattaaaaaaagtcaTTCTAAGACCAAACCAATCAgacattatataaatatataaattttaaaatttattgtatACATAAAAGTATTTACTttgatataatttaaaaatatttcttatattttttcatGGTGTTTATCTTTTAGCATATTATTTCAATTTTCAGACTTAGATTTTTGAATGGTCTAATAAAGGCTATAGTGCATATAGATATTAGTAA
This window encodes:
- the LOC129887432 gene encoding pyruvate dehydrogenase (acetyl-transferring) kinase, mitochondrial isoform X1 → MAAKKLYESFSKGLIEDVHKWGSMKQTGVSLKYMMEFGSRPTPRNLLISSQFLHKELPIRIARRAIDLQNLPYGLSLKPAVLKVRDWYLDSFRDLRSFPDIKDQTDELEFTRMINLVKVRHNNVVPMMALGVQQLKKDLDPKIDYKDLDEIHQFLDRFYMSRIGIRMLIGQHVALHDPNPPPDCVGYIHTKMSPLEVARTASEDARSICLREYGSAPNVNIYGDPNFTFPYVPTHLHLMVFELVKNSLRAVEERFVDSDKVAPPIRIIVADGLEDVTIKVSDEGGGIPRSGLPKIFTYLYSTARNPLDEHSDLETTDVATVSTLAGYGYGLPISRLYARYFGGDLQIISMEGYGMVLMLICIYRGWEIRKSPYLDI
- the LOC129887432 gene encoding pyruvate dehydrogenase (acetyl-transferring) kinase, mitochondrial isoform X2, whose amino-acid sequence is MAAKKLYESFSKGLIEDVHKWGSMKQTGVSLKYMMEFGSRPTPRNLLISSQFLHKELPIRIARRAIDLQNLPYGLSLKPAVLKVRDWYLDSFRDLRSFPDIKDQTDELEFTRMINLVKVRHNNVVPMMALGVQQLKKDLDPKIDYKDLDEIHQFLDRFYMSRIGIRMLIGQHVALHDPNPPPDCVGYIHTKMSPLEVARTASEDARSICLREYGSAPNVNIYGDPNFTFPYVPTHLHLMVFELVKNSLRAVEERFVDSDKVAPPIRIIVADGLEDVTIKVSDEGGGIPRSGLPKIFTYLYSTARNPLDEHSDLETTDVATVSTLAGYGYGLPISRLYARYFGGDLQIISMEGYGTDAYLHLSRLGDSQEPLP